CTGCTAGCACTGCGCGAGCAGACACTGCAGGGTTCGTCGGGTGTTGCATTGGCGCCGACGTTGTCGCGAAAGCTGTTCGTAAAGCTGATGGTGTTTGATCTCGGGATGATGATTCTGAGCGCATCCTTTTTTCGCACGTTTGTTGATTTGAACCATTCCCTGATTTATTCGTTCATCGGTTTCTGCAATCTGCTGCAAGTGAGCAGCATGAACGCTACGATAAATTTTTTCCTGTTCGTGCTGTATAACGCTGTGAATATCTACAAGATTATCAATGCACGCTGTAACGATCTGGTGTACGGGTCGAAAGCTCCCAAAGAAACCGTACGCCTGTACCTGTTGCACACGGAAACATCGCTCATCGTGCAAAACATTATCGAGATCGTGACCATACCAATCCTGCTGTTGAGCATCTGGTACTTCTTTATCATCGTATTTTCGGTAGGTGCTGGTTCGCCGTGTTTTGGAAGTTTGCAGTGATTAAtgtgccaacaaaaaaaaactgtctcCCATTCGCAGGTTTTCTACACGTACACAAGCATTGTGCAAGATCTTCAACTGGGCTCGGTGGACGCTGTACGGAACATCATCAATCCGATCGCATTCTTCATCAGTGAGATTGCTCAAGTGTATTTCCTCGCCTCATCGTCGGCAATGTTCACCAGCAGTGCGCGACAAATCATCTCATACCTGAGCATGTACACGGGACGAATTTCGGACGGTCCAGAGGACCAAGCGGTAGCGACTAGTGGCAAACGAAGCAATGGAGAATGAATTGATAATGAACATTGTTCGCTCTATTTACTCTACAGATAGAACTCGTCACTATCGAGCATTTGAACCGGGACTACACTATACAAGTTAAAGGACTCTTTACAATAGACAATACGATGCTGTTCTCCGTAAGTATCGTTAAGCAATCCAGCAGCACACTGGGTAAAACAATAATGATGCGCATTCACCTTTGCAGATCGTTGCCAGCACTACAAGCTACATGATTATTTTAGTGCAATACTACCTACAGGAATGAGAGCAGATGGCTCGATGGACTGAGTTGGAacgcataaataaaaatgtgcaGCATAAAATATGTATGCCCATTCACTAATAGCAACGATGGCCATATCGTCCCATCCGATTTGCACGTCACACAATACTCAACAATGCAGCCCCGACGTTGGCTGATCGTTGTGGAAAGCATTGCGCTAAAGCTTGTGTTCGGAATTTTGCCGTTAAATTTCGATTGTCGAAGCAAACGGTTTAGGAAGCGGTTAGCAAATGTAATGTTCTGCGTCGTGTTCTTGGTGCTGTTTGCCGTTCTGGGACCGTTCGTTTGTGTTGCGCTGTACACAAACAACTTGAGCGCGGAAAATTCAATCACCAAGCTGCTTGGCGCTGTTCAGTTTACGTTCATTTACCTCGTTATATTGGTAGTGCAGGTTATGTTTATTGTGAAGAAGGAAACCCTGTACGGGCTGTtgaatgaaatgtttgaaCTCAAGCACGATTTGGAAACGGCGCAGAGTCGCACGCTGTCGGGGTTCAGTATGTACTCGCTGATGTTCTTGAAAATCCTACTACTGGATTTCACTGTCTCACTGTCATCGCTCGTTTCGTTTGAGGAAGATATCCCCAAACTTGCCCTGAGTTCGGTGCTGTTTTACGCCATGATGCACTTCGTGTCGATAATCGAAAATTTAATCCTACTCGGGCTGGCGATCTGTGGCACGATGCAAGTGATGATAAATACAATTGTGAAGCAGTTGGCCCGTCGCCCGATATGGTCGAAGCAGGCGTCGGCACCGAGTTTGGTGCAAATGTACATGGCACATTGTAGAAACGAGGAAATAGTGAAGAAATTCATGGACACCCTGAACTTCCCAACGCTGATGCTAACCGGGTGGTACTTTTTCATGATCATTTTCGCGGTAACGTTCGTACAAACCCTTTGACCGTTAACGATTTCGCATTTGTGTAATTCGAGCTTTCCCGCAACACTTTGCACAGGTCTACTACATGTACGTGTATGCGTTTGAAGCATCCGAACGGGGCATGAAATGGGATGAGGTTAAAGCATGTATGGTTCCCTTCATATACTTGCTGTATCAGTGCGTACAGCTGTATCTGCTCATGTTGGTGCCCTCGGTGTACACCGATCGGGCTAAAAAGATGATGCGACTACTAAATCTGGTCTGCGCCAACCAGCCTCACCACCACGCTCGTCAGGATCGTTTGGTAAGGAGTGCATTGCAACGGCTTGGGCTTGGGCTTGGGCTTGGACTTGGATATAAGCATTCCTTCCGTCGTTCCAGATCGAGCTGCTCATGGTGGACTGTTTGCAGCGTAATTATTCCATCAGCAACTACGGCATGTACGCCATCAATCGGGCCCTCTTGTTTGGGGTAGGAAATTGGCTCATGAATCTCTAAATGTCTCATGGCTCTAATGTATCGTTATCATTACAGATGATAGCAACGATAACCAGTTATCTGATCATACTCATACAGTTCCATATTCAGGAATATAAATAACGCAGCAAGCCAAGCAATTGTAATTAAATGTCTATGCAAGTCTGTCGCAGATGCgttgtaaattaattaatgataGAAATGGATagctgaataaataaacaacagatGGGTATTAAGGAACCGCCAGTTACATACCGCATCGACTATGGGTTATGTGTGGCCGGCATATTCGACACGCAGGAGGATCCTCACTTGGATGTTTACAATGCACGCTAGCAAGTGGTCCGAACTGTTGGAACGGTTTCTGTGGAGCTTTCTACTGGCATGCGGCACACTAGCGTTACAGTACGATCCCGGATCTCCCGGACAGTTTTCAAAAAGTCGTAAACATGTGTTATACTGTGTTGCGATGACATTTGCCATCGCTGTTGCCACTCCTGGCGTGATGGTGTTGATATATCTCCACGGCTACAGTGGATTTTTTCCCATGGAATCTGTGTTAGTTGCAGTGCAACTGTGCCTCCTCTATCTGTTCATGATCGTCGTGAATGTGAAGATGCTGCTCAATGTGGACATTTTGCGCCGCACGTTCAATGAATTGTTCGCGTTGCGAAGCTCCATCCTGCGGAAGTGGAACTGCGCTGGCCCGAACAGGGAGTACACTCAGCGGCTTATCTTCAAAATAGTGTTTGTAGACGTCTTTCTGTTGGCGTTTTCGTTGGTGATGTTTTACGTCGCCCTGGACGAAGGTCCCAGTAACGG
This region of Anopheles marshallii chromosome 2, idAnoMarsDA_429_01, whole genome shotgun sequence genomic DNA includes:
- the LOC128710059 gene encoding uncharacterized protein LOC128710059 yields the protein MQPRRWLIVVESIALKLVFGILPLNFDCRSKRFRKRLANVMFCVVFLVLFAVLGPFVCVALYTNNLSAENSITKLLGAVQFTFIYLVILVVQVMFIVKKETLYGLLNEMFELKHDLETAQSRTLSGFSMYSLMFLKILLLDFTVSLSSLVSFEEDIPKLALSSVLFYAMMHFVSIIENLILLGLAICGTMQVMINTIVKQLARRPIWSKQASAPSLVQMYMAHCRNEEIVKKFMDTLNFPTLMLTGWYFFMIIFAVYYMYVYAFEASERGMKWDEVKACMVPFIYLLYQCVQLYLLMLVPSVYTDRAKKMMRLLNLVCANQPHHHARQDRLIELLMVDCLQRNYSISNYGMYAINRALLFGMIATITSYLIILIQFHIQEYK